In the Pseudomonas sp. ADAK2 genome, one interval contains:
- a CDS encoding RHS repeat-associated core domain-containing protein, with the protein MFDPNGLLALNNTIGLLVVAAMNPERPDVEALLGEFRLCLNDYERWAENFWTGWALDVEQVFKVGNDVQLSVPLNSSKPVSAVVTQCPAEGPLTLVHMFEAARFVPIGNTPVMLEPVIADRNGELTFGEPVRKIIGPSGILEVSDCSRGQRYRITFFPDVSAEHVKVLYASYQGLIGELEGWLRAEWTHEFEPLWTEFASAGFLDRYGLLQEADWLGVGNSLQGVWDDVKQVYALLADLQANSEKLLEYLTQAELDALLSASADAIANGLLVLSDEPLLFIHLAAFTSWLRMLPPQFVAEVMAEIRTDLLIAFLLSRVTGTLGVTLGLSAKVLGKIKSPRARQWLAGATLRLAELTTETRLTAHAGAFKPLAVNARHAPLNPTPTLPLEIRSGESPVLVVKNPAPIARDKSDAQTRMVRHEPHDDAPDQAKNPNGDSADCGPLTCTNGCPVSMVTGEELLTLTDGSLDGLLAFDFTRLYRTSAVELDCGLGWGWSHSLAHRLEIDGDCVIWIDHENRRTTFPLPSVERPTIHNSLSRAAIYRGDEPQELIVALAAETPRFYHFHNGRLTAISDAYNNRLHITRDRQHRIQRLDNGAGRSLLLCYERRHLVAVEYQTFHPVAAPSDAWRTEQTLISYRYDARHHLIEATNAAGESERYDYDDQHVILQRQLAGGASFFWEWERSGKAARCVRHRASFSQMDTAYVWDDQGGVVVKNVDGSEEAYVHDDKARLVRRVEPGGGEHLKSYDDNGRLIAEQDPLGAITRYRYDEVGRLVALIPPEGEPTSYEYRNGFLHSRCRGKAVWTYQRNAQGDVTEATDPDGQVTHYHHDAKGRLLSIRYPDTSRHLFAWNGLGQLVEETLPQGGRRHFSYDALGRRITSQDEHDAVTRYQWDAVGRLTQTTLPTGATRAFSYNAYGKITAERDELGRITRYEYADDLHLVSRRINPDGTQLQYRYDNVRLLLTEIENESGEKYQLDYTPGGLIRHETGFDGRRTAYAYDLNGNLLEKTEFGDDGSQLFTGYLRDATGRLLVKALPDGTTIEYRYDSLGRLVSVDDSHDHPLEFEYDRQDRLITEHQGWGTLRYGYDACGQLNHLRLPDASKLDYHHAKGGALTAIDLNGTRLTAHTFVAGREQHRQQGLLLSEYQHDEQGRLKAHSVSQQRQPLYRRDYAYSANGNLDHIADTRQGQRSYQYDPLDRLIRVRHSRDHLPESFAHDPAGNLLMQDRPGAAKVLGNRLLIQGDRHYDYDAFGNLIRERRGTAQKLVTEYRYDCQHRLIGVTTPDGRSSSYRYDAFGRRISKTVDGKTTEYFWQGDQIVAESSREHYRCYVYEPGTFRPLALLDGKGPRHACPFYYQLDHLGTPQELTDYSGEIVWAAQYTAYGRLTRLNRDTHQVLDQPLRFQGQYFDAETGLHYNRHRYYNPDVGRYLTPDPVKLAGGLNGYRYGVNPTGWVDPLGLNECPGGDGCKRPAVGEEDPVGVVSVASGEPELPSPKQENYYLYRGDDREPWEIFEAGFEPLGDSTDLYLHALDNRSPPSHFVSTSTSEKEASKFATGYGLADGYIYVLKNIDGVDVNKELGAMSPHRRETEIAFPGGIKNQDIVGATPVYDDGSYKGYSIPNPFRK; encoded by the coding sequence ATGTTCGACCCCAATGGACTCCTGGCCCTGAACAACACCATCGGCCTGCTCGTGGTCGCCGCCATGAACCCGGAACGACCCGACGTCGAAGCGTTGCTCGGTGAATTCCGCCTGTGCCTGAACGACTACGAACGCTGGGCAGAAAACTTCTGGACCGGTTGGGCGCTGGATGTCGAGCAGGTGTTCAAGGTGGGCAACGACGTTCAACTCAGCGTGCCGCTGAATTCCAGCAAACCGGTCAGCGCCGTCGTGACCCAGTGCCCCGCCGAAGGTCCGTTGACCTTGGTGCATATGTTCGAGGCGGCGCGTTTCGTGCCGATCGGCAACACGCCGGTGATGCTCGAACCGGTGATCGCGGATCGCAACGGTGAGCTGACGTTTGGCGAGCCGGTGCGCAAGATCATTGGCCCGAGCGGCATTCTCGAAGTTTCCGATTGCTCACGGGGCCAGCGTTATCGCATCACCTTCTTTCCCGATGTTTCAGCCGAGCACGTCAAGGTGCTCTACGCCTCGTATCAAGGCTTGATCGGCGAACTCGAAGGCTGGCTGCGTGCCGAGTGGACCCATGAGTTCGAGCCGTTATGGACCGAATTCGCCAGCGCCGGCTTCCTCGATCGCTACGGCTTGCTGCAAGAGGCGGACTGGCTGGGCGTCGGGAATTCGCTGCAGGGCGTTTGGGATGATGTGAAACAGGTCTATGCGCTGCTCGCCGATCTGCAAGCCAACAGCGAAAAGCTGTTGGAGTACCTGACCCAGGCCGAACTGGACGCACTGCTCAGCGCCTCCGCCGACGCGATCGCCAATGGCTTGCTGGTGCTCAGCGATGAGCCGCTGCTGTTCATTCACCTCGCTGCATTTACCAGTTGGCTGAGAATGCTGCCGCCGCAATTCGTCGCCGAGGTGATGGCGGAAATTCGTACAGACCTGTTGATCGCTTTCCTACTGTCGAGGGTGACCGGCACCTTAGGCGTGACCCTGGGTTTGAGCGCCAAAGTGCTGGGCAAAATCAAATCGCCACGGGCGCGGCAATGGCTGGCGGGCGCTACTTTGCGCCTGGCCGAACTGACCACCGAAACCAGGCTGACCGCCCACGCGGGCGCGTTCAAACCGTTGGCGGTCAATGCACGCCATGCACCACTAAATCCGACGCCAACGTTGCCATTGGAGATCCGCAGCGGTGAGTCGCCGGTGCTGGTGGTGAAAAATCCGGCGCCGATCGCTCGCGATAAATCCGACGCACAAACCCGGATGGTCCGGCACGAACCCCATGACGATGCGCCGGACCAGGCGAAAAACCCCAACGGCGACAGCGCCGATTGCGGGCCATTGACCTGCACCAACGGTTGCCCGGTGTCGATGGTTACCGGCGAAGAACTGCTGACCCTGACCGATGGTTCTCTCGACGGGTTGCTGGCATTTGATTTCACCCGGCTGTATCGCACCAGCGCGGTGGAACTGGATTGCGGGCTGGGCTGGGGCTGGAGTCATTCCCTCGCCCATCGACTGGAAATCGATGGCGATTGCGTTATCTGGATCGACCATGAAAACCGCCGTACGACATTTCCGTTGCCGAGTGTCGAGCGGCCGACGATCCATAACAGCCTGTCGCGAGCGGCGATCTATCGGGGGGATGAGCCGCAGGAACTGATCGTTGCGCTGGCGGCTGAAACACCGAGGTTTTACCACTTTCATAACGGGCGGCTGACGGCGATCAGCGATGCCTATAACAACCGGCTACACATCACCCGCGATCGCCAGCATCGCATCCAGCGCCTCGACAACGGCGCCGGGCGCTCACTGCTGTTGTGTTACGAGCGTCGGCACCTCGTCGCCGTCGAGTATCAGACGTTTCACCCTGTTGCGGCGCCGAGTGACGCCTGGCGTACAGAACAGACGCTGATTTCCTACCGCTACGACGCCCGTCATCACCTGATTGAAGCAACCAATGCCGCTGGCGAAAGCGAACGGTACGACTACGACGACCAGCACGTGATCCTCCAGCGGCAATTGGCCGGTGGGGCGAGTTTCTTCTGGGAGTGGGAAAGGTCCGGCAAGGCGGCGCGATGTGTCCGGCATCGGGCGAGCTTTTCGCAGATGGACACCGCTTACGTCTGGGACGACCAGGGCGGCGTTGTGGTTAAAAACGTCGACGGCAGTGAAGAAGCTTACGTCCATGACGACAAGGCGCGGCTGGTGCGACGGGTCGAACCGGGCGGCGGTGAGCACCTCAAGTCTTACGACGATAACGGTCGGTTGATTGCCGAGCAGGATCCATTGGGGGCGATTACCCGCTATCGCTACGACGAGGTCGGACGCCTTGTTGCGCTGATTCCACCCGAAGGCGAGCCGACGTCCTACGAGTATCGCAATGGTTTCCTGCATTCGCGGTGTCGTGGCAAGGCGGTGTGGACGTATCAGCGTAATGCTCAGGGGGATGTGACTGAGGCGACCGATCCGGATGGGCAGGTCACCCACTATCACCATGATGCCAAGGGGCGGTTGCTGTCGATCCGTTACCCGGACACCAGCCGGCATCTGTTTGCCTGGAACGGTTTGGGGCAACTGGTCGAAGAAACGTTGCCGCAGGGTGGTCGGCGACACTTTTCCTACGATGCTCTGGGCCGGCGGATTACCAGTCAGGACGAACATGACGCCGTTACCCGCTACCAATGGGACGCCGTTGGCCGACTGACCCAGACGACTTTGCCCACAGGCGCCACTCGCGCGTTCAGCTACAACGCCTACGGAAAAATCACCGCCGAACGGGACGAACTCGGCCGCATCACCCGTTACGAATACGCCGATGACCTGCATTTGGTCAGCCGCCGGATCAACCCCGACGGTACTCAGCTGCAGTATCGCTACGACAACGTGCGACTGCTTCTGACGGAAATCGAGAACGAATCCGGCGAAAAATATCAGCTGGACTACACACCCGGTGGTTTGATCCGACACGAAACCGGGTTCGATGGCCGCCGCACGGCTTACGCCTACGACCTCAATGGAAATCTGCTGGAGAAAACCGAGTTCGGCGATGACGGCTCGCAACTGTTCACCGGCTATCTACGGGATGCGACAGGTCGGTTGCTGGTCAAGGCGCTGCCTGACGGGACGACCATCGAGTATCGCTACGACAGCCTCGGCCGACTGGTCAGCGTTGATGACAGTCACGATCATCCGCTGGAGTTCGAGTACGACCGACAAGATCGGCTGATCACCGAACACCAGGGCTGGGGCACTTTGCGCTATGGCTATGACGCCTGCGGCCAGCTCAACCACCTTCGTCTGCCCGACGCCAGCAAACTCGATTACCACCATGCCAAGGGCGGCGCGCTGACGGCCATCGACCTCAATGGCACGCGACTGACGGCGCATACCTTCGTTGCCGGTCGCGAACAGCACCGCCAACAGGGTCTGTTGCTCAGCGAATACCAACATGACGAGCAGGGGCGCCTGAAAGCCCACTCCGTCAGCCAACAGCGGCAACCGCTGTATCGCCGCGACTATGCCTACAGCGCCAACGGCAATCTCGACCACATCGCCGACACCCGCCAGGGCCAACGCAGCTACCAGTACGACCCGCTCGATCGCCTGATTCGCGTCCGCCACTCCCGCGACCACCTCCCGGAAAGCTTCGCCCACGACCCGGCGGGTAATTTGCTGATGCAGGACCGCCCCGGCGCGGCGAAGGTTCTGGGCAATCGTCTGCTGATACAGGGTGATCGGCATTACGACTACGACGCCTTCGGCAACCTGATTCGTGAACGGCGTGGCACCGCGCAAAAGCTCGTCACCGAATACCGCTACGACTGCCAGCATCGACTGATTGGCGTCACGACCCCGGACGGACGTAGCTCGAGTTATCGCTATGACGCCTTCGGGCGCCGCATCAGCAAAACCGTCGACGGCAAAACCACCGAGTATTTCTGGCAAGGCGACCAGATCGTCGCTGAAAGCAGTCGCGAGCACTACCGCTGCTACGTCTACGAACCCGGCACCTTCCGCCCATTGGCCCTGCTCGACGGCAAAGGCCCACGCCACGCCTGCCCGTTCTACTACCAACTCGACCACCTCGGCACCCCACAGGAACTGACCGACTACAGCGGCGAAATCGTCTGGGCCGCGCAATACACCGCCTACGGCCGCCTGACCCGCCTGAATCGCGATACCCATCAAGTGCTGGATCAGCCGCTGCGGTTTCAAGGGCAGTACTTCGATGCGGAGACCGGGCTGCATTACAACCGGCATCGGTACTACAACCCGGATGTGGGGCGGTATTTGACGCCGGATCCGGTGAAGTTGGCTGGGGGGTTGAACGGGTATCGGTATGGGGTTAATCCGACGGGGTGGGTTGATCCGTTGGGGTTGAATGAGTGTCCGGGTGGGGATGGGTGTAAACGGCCGGCAGTTGGGGAGGAGGATCCGGTTGGTGTAGTAAGCGTTGCCTCAGGAGAACCCGAGTTACCCAGCCCCAAACAAGAAAACTATTACTTATATCGAGGTGATGACCGTGAGCCTTGGGAAATCTTTGAGGCTGGTTTTGAACCCTTAGGTGATAGTACAGATCTCTACTTGCACGCTTTGGACAACCGAAGTCCTCCTAGTCACTTTGTTAGCACATCCACTTCAGAAAAGGAGGCATCAAAGTTCGCGACTGGCTATGGACTTGCCGATGGGTATATTTATGTACTAAAAAATATTGATGGAGTCGATGTCAATAAAGAACTCGGTGCGATGTCCCCCCACAGGCGTGAAACTGAAATAGCATTTCCAGGAGGTATAAAAAACCAAGACATCGTCGGCGCCACACCTGTCTATGATGATGGTAGCTATAAGGGCTACTCGATACCCAACCCTTTCAGGAAGTGA
- a CDS encoding DUF6896 domain-containing protein, with protein MSYRNELLEQLIIDFLSKVDKATELFEKKFGTRSILRLWRTKKIERCGTVMDNITYELHGVGCVVHLPEASIDFDYGPDGRIDGFDVWRLYLLACELPHQYEKYTDQQILKYDFEKYIEIGKLEKISPLDGLYVIKGNRFT; from the coding sequence ATGAGCTACAGAAATGAACTCCTTGAACAACTAATTATCGACTTTCTTTCAAAAGTAGATAAGGCGACTGAGTTGTTTGAAAAAAAATTCGGCACGCGATCCATCTTGAGGCTCTGGCGTACTAAGAAAATAGAACGATGCGGGACAGTTATGGACAACATAACCTATGAATTGCACGGAGTAGGTTGTGTCGTTCATCTGCCAGAAGCGTCCATAGATTTCGACTACGGACCGGACGGAAGAATCGACGGCTTTGATGTTTGGCGATTGTACTTGCTTGCATGCGAACTCCCACACCAGTACGAAAAATATACTGACCAGCAAATACTAAAGTATGACTTCGAAAAATATATAGAAATCGGAAAGCTTGAAAAAATATCACCACTAGATGGGCTTTACGTAATTAAAGGGAACAGATTCACCTGA
- a CDS encoding bacteriocin, whose translation MRLKLPALVLGLLVAQGAMAAGQGTAALGGGLGGALGNVVGQNMGGSTGAAIGAGVAGAAGSAIAAPKGSRTKAAIGGGVGAAGGSVIGHSLGGKTGATIGAGLGGAAGGAVGTNLSKGHKRH comes from the coding sequence ATGCGTTTAAAACTGCCTGCTCTGGTTCTGGGGCTTTTGGTTGCTCAGGGTGCGATGGCTGCCGGTCAAGGCACTGCCGCGCTCGGCGGTGGTCTGGGTGGCGCGCTGGGTAATGTGGTCGGCCAGAACATGGGCGGCAGCACCGGCGCAGCGATTGGTGCTGGCGTAGCGGGCGCGGCGGGCAGTGCCATTGCCGCACCGAAGGGTAGCCGTACCAAAGCGGCCATCGGCGGTGGCGTCGGCGCGGCAGGTGGTTCGGTCATCGGCCACAGCCTGGGCGGCAAGACCGGTGCAACCATCGGCGCCGGCCTGGGTGGTGCAGCGGGTGGCGCGGTAGGTACCAACCTGTCGAAAGGCCACAAGCGCCACTGA
- a CDS encoding YbjQ family protein, with product MITTTTHTIEGRQITAYLDIVSAESVQGVNVIRDMFAGMRDFFGGRSQTLERALKEARIQATDEIKERARALQADAVVGLDFEISMPAGKGGMVVVFVTGTAVKLR from the coding sequence ATGATCACCACCACCACCCACACCATCGAAGGCCGCCAAATCACCGCCTACCTGGACATCGTCAGCGCCGAGTCGGTGCAGGGTGTCAACGTGATCCGCGACATGTTCGCCGGGATGCGGGATTTTTTCGGTGGGCGGTCGCAGACGTTGGAGCGGGCGTTGAAGGAGGCGCGCATTCAGGCGACGGACGAGATCAAGGAGCGGGCGCGGGCGTTGCAGGCGGATGCGGTGGTGGGGCTGGATTTCGAGATCAGTATGCCGGCCGGCAAGGGTGGGATGGTGGTGGTGTTTGTGACCGGGACGGCGGTCAAGTTGAGATGA
- a CDS encoding baseplate complex protein: protein MTLLLDGHKVQGKNLKVTANLRIESGDMSGQTSNTDTAHKGFKPKTLTISLMIPFVDNPHMTDLMRLAESTASGGQMHLYRIVNDTAEAFGIRQVEFSEGISAREDDTLRAWLIQFTLSERQSNPEKVEGRRAGNAVNAQGAPGSAVGTSGEGKDETTDNPALSGFEKVLGRVDKWLGGSEST, encoded by the coding sequence ATGACGCTGCTACTTGATGGCCACAAGGTCCAGGGCAAAAACCTGAAGGTGACCGCGAACCTGCGTATCGAAAGCGGCGACATGTCGGGTCAGACCAGCAACACCGACACGGCGCACAAGGGCTTCAAACCCAAGACCCTGACCATTTCGCTGATGATTCCCTTTGTGGATAACCCACACATGACCGATTTGATGCGCTTGGCCGAGTCCACCGCCAGCGGTGGCCAGATGCACCTGTACCGCATCGTCAACGACACGGCCGAGGCCTTCGGGATACGACAAGTCGAGTTCTCGGAAGGGATCAGCGCCCGCGAGGACGATACCCTGCGCGCCTGGCTGATCCAGTTCACATTGAGCGAACGCCAGTCCAACCCTGAAAAGGTCGAGGGGCGACGCGCCGGCAATGCGGTCAACGCCCAGGGCGCACCAGGAAGCGCGGTCGGTACCAGTGGCGAGGGCAAGGACGAAACCACCGACAACCCGGCGTTGAGCGGTTTTGAAAAGGTGCTCGGCCGCGTCGATAAGTGGCTGGGCGGGAGTGAATCAACGTGA
- a CDS encoding DUF4376 domain-containing protein: MTDKLVYQTDHRGLFIGMVEADESPLEPGVYLIPGGCVESPPPTALEHQAAWWNGEAWQLVDYFGGLVVYSALSGESRTLEGFEQMPSGYTMKKPGPNQVWKDGAWVDDIDAVLADLQEKKRLTIDADYAAYIAGGFNSNALEETYRYNSAIDDQVNLNGQVLLGMDDVYPCYDAKQVKAFRPHTIAQLQRVSHDLVRFKQAAQQHADSLREALAKAREDKDLKAMKAIAWTLSA, translated from the coding sequence ATGACTGACAAACTCGTTTATCAGACTGACCACCGGGGCCTGTTCATTGGCATGGTTGAGGCGGACGAATCGCCCCTGGAACCGGGGGTGTACCTTATTCCCGGCGGTTGCGTGGAATCACCGCCACCGACGGCCCTCGAACATCAAGCCGCCTGGTGGAACGGCGAGGCTTGGCAACTGGTGGACTACTTCGGCGGTCTGGTGGTCTACAGCGCCCTGTCCGGTGAGTCGCGAACCCTGGAAGGATTCGAGCAGATGCCATCCGGCTACACCATGAAAAAGCCAGGACCGAATCAAGTCTGGAAGGATGGTGCGTGGGTAGACGATATCGACGCGGTGCTGGCCGATTTGCAGGAGAAAAAACGGCTGACGATCGACGCCGATTACGCGGCGTACATCGCCGGTGGCTTCAACTCCAACGCCCTGGAAGAGACATACCGCTACAACAGCGCGATCGATGACCAGGTGAACCTGAACGGTCAGGTGTTGCTGGGGATGGACGACGTTTACCCGTGCTATGACGCCAAGCAGGTGAAAGCCTTCCGGCCCCACACGATCGCCCAGTTGCAGCGGGTCAGTCATGACCTGGTGCGCTTCAAGCAAGCGGCCCAGCAGCACGCGGATAGTTTGCGCGAAGCCTTGGCCAAGGCCCGGGAAGACAAAGACCTCAAGGCCATGAAGGCCATCGCCTGGACGCTGTCGGCATGA
- a CDS encoding phage tail-collar fiber domain-containing protein, protein MSASITLAGESQIALKQSQKKPLVISKFIFANVTGLDPVAPIDRAAGKPPAGQIVQVYDIPKENAGYVNPNQVVYSAQLGSDIGDWDFNWVGLEDEDGLLFAASYVPLQQKRKNIPPQQIGNNVTRNFLVAFDGAMQLTGVKIDASTWQHDFTVRLAGIDERGRYSNRTLYGRACFFSDSLAFVKVGSSFQLRSGGAYIEGIRVALDEPYVVTGVIPVGKIWLDVCLERQLNDRVASWKVVYGNQVDYTDAAGNRHYCVPIADYISSSEIVDLRPSEPVSGALIQYFAARNGDYPNLRARGTTKEDVDLENLPNAKSDDPDTNSSEILATTAALNKLKQQVGNSMTGMVAAFAMTATPTGWLKCNGAAVSRTAFAQLFAWLGTHYGGGDGSTTFNLPDMRGLFPRGWDDGRGLDPGRAFGVYQDMMLHSHAHTASVAAVGDHLHSAWTDAQGNHVHRTWTDAQGGHSHTAASSPGIGQGAGGPNSVQQSGGQHATSWDGHHAHNVAMDGAGQHAHNVGVSASGAHTHGVTVAAAGGTETRPKNLALNYCIKY, encoded by the coding sequence GTGAGCGCCAGTATTACCTTGGCCGGCGAAAGCCAAATCGCCCTGAAACAAAGCCAGAAAAAGCCGCTGGTTATCAGCAAATTCATCTTTGCCAACGTGACCGGGCTGGACCCGGTCGCGCCGATCGATCGCGCTGCCGGCAAGCCGCCGGCGGGCCAGATCGTGCAGGTTTACGACATCCCCAAAGAGAACGCCGGCTACGTCAACCCGAACCAGGTGGTGTACAGCGCCCAGCTGGGGTCCGATATCGGTGACTGGGATTTCAACTGGGTCGGCCTCGAGGACGAAGACGGTTTGTTGTTCGCCGCGTCCTACGTGCCGTTGCAGCAGAAGCGCAAGAACATCCCGCCGCAGCAGATCGGCAACAACGTCACCCGCAACTTCCTGGTGGCGTTTGATGGCGCCATGCAACTGACCGGTGTGAAGATCGATGCGAGCACCTGGCAGCATGACTTTACCGTGCGCCTGGCGGGCATCGATGAGCGCGGGCGCTATAGCAACCGAACGCTGTATGGCCGTGCGTGTTTTTTCAGCGATTCACTGGCCTTTGTAAAAGTAGGCAGCAGCTTTCAGCTCCGATCGGGCGGCGCCTACATCGAAGGTATTCGGGTGGCCCTGGACGAACCGTATGTGGTCACCGGTGTTATCCCAGTGGGCAAAATCTGGTTGGACGTCTGCCTGGAGCGCCAACTCAATGACCGGGTGGCCAGTTGGAAAGTCGTGTATGGCAACCAGGTCGATTACACCGACGCCGCCGGCAACCGCCATTACTGCGTGCCCATTGCCGATTACATCTCGTCGAGCGAGATCGTCGACTTACGACCGTCCGAACCGGTCAGCGGTGCGTTGATTCAGTATTTCGCCGCCCGCAATGGGGACTATCCAAACCTGCGTGCACGGGGAACGACGAAAGAAGACGTGGATCTGGAGAACCTGCCCAACGCCAAGAGCGACGACCCCGACACCAACAGCAGCGAGATCCTCGCCACCACGGCTGCGCTGAACAAATTAAAGCAGCAGGTCGGTAATTCGATGACTGGCATGGTGGCCGCGTTCGCGATGACCGCAACGCCAACGGGGTGGCTGAAGTGCAACGGCGCGGCGGTTTCACGTACAGCCTTTGCGCAACTCTTCGCGTGGCTGGGCACGCATTACGGCGGGGGTGACGGATCGACAACGTTCAACCTGCCCGACATGCGAGGCTTGTTTCCACGGGGCTGGGACGATGGGCGCGGCCTCGACCCGGGCCGAGCGTTCGGTGTGTACCAGGACATGATGCTGCATTCCCACGCTCACACGGCCTCGGTCGCCGCAGTCGGTGACCACCTTCACTCCGCATGGACGGACGCCCAGGGCAACCACGTTCACCGTACCTGGACCGACGCTCAAGGCGGTCACTCCCACACTGCTGCCAGTTCACCAGGTATTGGCCAGGGTGCCGGCGGACCTAACTCGGTTCAGCAATCCGGCGGCCAGCACGCCACCTCCTGGGATGGTCACCACGCGCACAACGTCGCAATGGATGGCGCCGGCCAGCACGCACACAACGTCGGTGTCAGTGCCAGCGGCGCGCACACCCACGGCGTGACCGTTGCCGCTGCTGGCGGCACTGAAACCCGCCCGAAAAACTTGGCCCTTAATTACTGCATCAAATATTGA
- a CDS encoding phage tail protein → MIKLKLPFWLAGTELSKLVAAAQAWWETVTGWLRWPYSQIDPDNCHMSILELWAWQRDVTRFKDEPEALFRLRVKYAFINSVDAGSTAGMKRIFERLGVGYVEIEERQPDRDWDVVLLKFSNAQLSLNPELLRVLIQQYGRTCRRYDFVTITPVALQIALIDFNDDQQTLVASL, encoded by the coding sequence ATGATCAAGCTCAAATTGCCGTTCTGGCTCGCCGGTACCGAGCTGTCAAAGTTGGTCGCGGCTGCCCAGGCCTGGTGGGAAACCGTCACCGGCTGGCTGCGCTGGCCTTACTCGCAGATCGACCCCGACAACTGCCACATGAGCATCCTGGAGCTGTGGGCCTGGCAGCGCGACGTGACGCGCTTTAAAGACGAGCCCGAGGCCCTGTTTCGGCTGCGCGTGAAATACGCCTTCATCAACTCCGTGGACGCGGGCAGCACCGCCGGCATGAAACGGATTTTCGAGCGCTTGGGCGTGGGTTACGTCGAGATCGAGGAGCGCCAGCCCGATCGGGACTGGGACGTCGTGCTGCTCAAATTCAGCAACGCGCAACTGTCGCTCAACCCCGAACTGTTGCGCGTGCTTATCCAGCAATACGGCCGGACGTGCCGGCGTTATGACTTCGTGACCATCACCCCCGTGGCGTTGCAAATCGCCCTTATCGACTTTAACGACGATCAGCAAACGCTGGTCGCCAGCCTGTAG
- a CDS encoding baseplate J/gp47 family protein, whose amino-acid sequence MSEVDFKKVIADAGIPTTEAGLKAAWEKEVEAQGAKVANTSSYSPFWRVMTALVTKPVLWLLDFLCMTVLPNFFVKTAVDAWLDMLAWAVNVERKGATKAQGKLLFTRATPDGVMELKQGIVVQSAAINGNVYQLISTAAVIFQQGQLQLEVPVEAIEAGSGFNLAPGYYAILPVPVPGIVQVVNGDGWLESPGADPEPNDQLRLRVRNQFSAVNQWHTDAVYRAMISAFPGVRPDGVYFEHGAPRGPGSANAFVLFDAGVPAASYLEQINAHIRDQGNHGHGDDLLAMVMPETQANILVNVWPFANLTPAQVADLKHEIELFVRAAFRESTSRDYQPTLTYPQSRFSFSRLTEELHQRFAGIEAVKFTPMVDIVSGLSIPRLQNLTVTIK is encoded by the coding sequence GTGAGCGAGGTTGATTTTAAAAAGGTGATCGCCGACGCCGGCATCCCGACCACCGAAGCCGGTTTGAAAGCCGCCTGGGAAAAGGAAGTCGAAGCCCAAGGCGCCAAGGTGGCCAACACCAGCAGCTATTCGCCGTTCTGGCGGGTGATGACGGCCCTGGTGACCAAGCCGGTGCTGTGGCTGCTCGATTTCCTGTGCATGACCGTGCTGCCGAACTTCTTTGTGAAAACGGCAGTGGACGCCTGGTTGGACATGCTGGCCTGGGCGGTCAACGTCGAGCGCAAGGGCGCCACGAAAGCCCAGGGAAAATTGCTGTTTACCCGGGCGACACCGGACGGCGTCATGGAGCTGAAACAGGGCATCGTCGTGCAGTCTGCCGCGATCAACGGCAACGTCTATCAACTGATCTCTACAGCCGCCGTGATCTTTCAGCAGGGTCAGTTGCAGTTGGAAGTCCCGGTGGAAGCGATCGAGGCCGGCAGCGGCTTCAACCTGGCCCCGGGTTACTACGCGATCCTGCCGGTGCCCGTGCCTGGCATTGTCCAGGTGGTGAACGGTGACGGCTGGCTGGAATCACCTGGTGCGGATCCCGAGCCCAACGATCAGCTGCGTTTGCGTGTGCGCAACCAGTTCTCGGCCGTGAACCAGTGGCACACCGACGCGGTGTATCGCGCGATGATTTCCGCCTTCCCGGGCGTGCGCCCCGATGGCGTGTATTTCGAACATGGCGCCCCCCGGGGCCCAGGCAGCGCGAACGCCTTTGTGCTGTTCGATGCTGGGGTGCCGGCAGCCAGTTACCTGGAGCAAATCAACGCGCATATTCGCGACCAGGGCAACCATGGCCACGGCGACGACCTGCTGGCCATGGTCATGCCGGAAACGCAGGCCAACATCCTGGTCAACGTCTGGCCGTTTGCCAACCTGACACCGGCTCAAGTCGCCGACCTCAAGCATGAAATCGAGTTGTTTGTGCGCGCCGCGTTCCGTGAAAGCACGTCCCGGGACTATCAGCCGACGCTGACTTATCCACAGTCGCGATTCAGCTTCAGCCGTCTGACGGAAGAACTGCACCAGCGGTTCGCCGGCATCGAGGCCGTCAAGTTCACGCCGATGGTGGACATCGTCAGCGGGCTGTCGATTCCCCGGCTCCAGAACCTGACGGTGACGATCAAATGA